From a region of the Calliphora vicina chromosome 4, idCalVici1.1, whole genome shotgun sequence genome:
- the LOC135957219 gene encoding uncharacterized protein LOC135957219, with product MLKWAVNGPRQSYSQNDDNNQEFPATSGSSSQQQRRRLKRKSSDLSTLRPKTSWHDKENQYTSTPLHATARSFSVSPSRKMDSLKDLSNIVPELPYNSPLRLSTNKLSPNILKTPENTQARKNLPNNYASTLPTFDVEYSPCALIPGPILALRGVGIPDSYFEKPRYITPHPKEILNNVNEEPALETKTLEKPATSILKYPVYMEESTLSSTKMGDVTLERMIDAILESTRKERKSQKAQKHPQQSHSQNMSPTYTPAEDPASDLHEVWDSEKARYRQKEQKFRAGLTKKSLFNEREICSPQLQETLDPGQLRRQGGLRRKRKINQITASVMNSAQKFLGKGPHAQKPFLHSHNLRKVFEAELIHDEIHPRKLMRNLSPDSGHNSSGDYEEEDDDSTLECTSDDNKTLDNTKRRLSFSLQNLNKT from the coding sequence ATGTTGAAATGGGCAGTTAATGGTCCTCGCCAGAGTTATTCGCAAAATGATGATAATAATCAGGAATTTCCTGCCACATCTGGCTCTTCGTCGCAACAGCAAAGGCGACGTCTAAAACGTAAATCTTCTGATTTGAGTACGCTTAGACCCAAAACATCCTGGCACGACAAAGAAAATCAATATACATCCACACCTTTGCATGCAACTGCCAGAAGTTTCTCAGTGAGTCCTTCACGTAAAATGGATAGTTTGAAAGATTTAAGTAACATAGTGCCCGAACTGCCATACAACTCCCCTTTGAGATTGTCCACCAACAAACTATCGcctaatattttgaaaactccCGAAAACACACAAGCACGCAAAAATCTACCTAATAACTACGCATCTACTTTGCCCACGTTTGATGTGGAATATTCTCCCTGTGCTCTGATTCCCGGTCCTATATTGGCATTGAGAGGAGTAGGCATACCCGATAGTTACTTTGAAAAGCCTAGATACATAACACCACATCCCAAGGAAATATTAAACAATGTTAACGAAGAACCAGCACTTGAAACTAAAACACTTGAGAAACCTGCTacatctattttaaaatatcccgTATACATGGAAGAATCTACCTTAAGTTCGACCAAAATGGGTGATGTTACCCTGGAACGTATGATAGACGCCATTCTTGAAAGCACGCGTAAAGAAAGAAAATCGCAGAAAGCACAAAAGCATCCACAACAATCCCACTCACAGAATATGTCACCCACCTATACGCCAGCCGAAGATCCAGCCAGTGATTTACATGAAGTCTGGGATTCAGAAAAGGCACGCTACAGACAAAAGGAACAAAAGTTTAGAGCCGGCTTAACTAAAAAGAGTCTATTCAATGAAAGGGAAATATGCTCGCCACAATTGCAAGAAACTCTCGATCCTGGCCAATTAAGAAGACAAGGTGGTCTCAGAAGAAAGCGTAAAATCAACCAAATTACAGCCAGCGTCATGAACTCCGCCCAAAAATTCCTGGGCAAAGGTCCACACGCGCAAAAACCTTTCTTGCATTCCCATAACCTGCGCAAAGTATTCGAAGCTGAACTCATACACGATGAAATTCATCCACGCAAACTTATGCGCAATCTTAGTCCCGATAGTGGTCACAATTCCTCTGGTGATTACGAAGAAGAAGACGATGACTCCACCTTAGAATGTACCTCAGATGATAACAAAACTTTAGATAACACCAAAAGAAGACTAAGTTTctctttgcaaaatttaaataaaacataa